One genomic segment of Catalinimonas alkaloidigena includes these proteins:
- a CDS encoding DEAD/DEAH box helicase codes for MTFNELNLIEPILKALRQEGYSKPTPIQAKSIPPILEGKDLLGCAQTGTGKTAAFAIPMLQLLEEQGPRGKFRNPIRALILTPTRELAIQIGESFQAYGRHLPIRHTVIFGGVSQKSQTDALRKGPDILVATPGRLLDLMQQGFIDLRKLELFVLDEADRMLDMGFVHDVKKVIAKIPKERQTLFFSATMPPDIVSLADRILDHPVKVEVAPVSSTADTIQQSVYYVDKGNKKALLNHILQDAAIESALVFTRTKHGANKVTKDLAKSGITAEAIHGNKSQNARQNALKNFKNRRTRVLVATDIAARGIDVDDLSHVINFELPNVPETYVHRIGRTGRAGASGTAYSFCDQEEKAFLRDIHKLIDKRIPIVDDHPFPLGAMPARPSGEQDKQRRNQPNQAAKPKKKNFNRFSDKKSRKW; via the coding sequence ATGACATTTAACGAATTGAATCTGATAGAGCCTATCTTAAAGGCGCTCCGTCAGGAAGGTTATAGTAAACCTACGCCTATACAGGCAAAATCTATCCCCCCTATACTAGAAGGAAAAGATCTTTTGGGCTGTGCCCAGACCGGTACCGGAAAAACCGCTGCATTTGCCATCCCCATGTTACAATTACTGGAGGAGCAAGGACCGCGAGGAAAATTCCGTAACCCAATACGTGCGCTCATATTAACCCCTACACGAGAGCTTGCTATTCAAATAGGAGAAAGTTTTCAGGCGTATGGCCGACATCTGCCCATCAGGCATACTGTAATTTTTGGTGGTGTTTCTCAAAAGTCACAAACTGATGCTTTGAGAAAAGGTCCGGACATACTCGTAGCTACCCCGGGACGCTTGCTGGATTTAATGCAGCAAGGTTTTATAGACCTGAGGAAGCTTGAGCTTTTTGTGCTGGATGAAGCAGACCGCATGCTGGATATGGGCTTTGTGCATGATGTAAAAAAGGTAATTGCCAAGATTCCTAAAGAAAGGCAAACCCTTTTCTTCTCAGCAACTATGCCACCCGACATCGTTAGCCTTGCTGACAGAATTTTGGATCATCCTGTAAAGGTAGAAGTAGCTCCGGTATCATCTACGGCAGATACTATTCAGCAGTCTGTGTATTATGTAGACAAGGGGAATAAAAAAGCCCTGCTCAACCATATCCTTCAGGATGCTGCAATAGAAAGTGCTCTGGTATTTACACGTACCAAACATGGAGCGAATAAAGTGACTAAAGATCTGGCAAAGTCAGGGATTACCGCTGAAGCTATTCACGGTAATAAGTCGCAAAACGCCCGCCAGAATGCACTGAAGAACTTTAAAAACCGCCGTACAAGGGTATTGGTAGCTACTGATATTGCAGCCAGAGGAATTGATGTAGATGACCTTTCGCATGTGATCAATTTTGAGCTTCCCAATGTACCTGAAACCTATGTACACCGTATCGGCCGTACCGGTAGGGCGGGAGCCAGCGGTACCGCCTATTCTTTCTGTGATCAGGAAGAAAAAGCTTTTTTGCGGGATATACATAAGCTTATAGATAAACGGATTCCGATAGTAGATGATCATCCTTTTCCTTTAGGGGCTATGCCGGCAAGACCTTCGGGTGAACAAGATAAGCAAAGAAGAAATCAGCCGAATCAGGCTGCCAAACCTAAGAAAAAGAATTTCAATAGGTTCTCTGACAAGAAATCCCGTAAGTGGTAA